The following proteins come from a genomic window of Corynebacterium crudilactis:
- the nadC gene encoding carboxylating nicotinate-nucleotide diphosphorylase → MLTPIDRIVSAALAEDAPWGDTTSEIFIPGHAQLSAQVVAREPGIFSGQALFDVSFHLVDPSVKVVLEVSDGERFDAGDVLGTVAGNSRSILRSERIALNFVQRTSGIATLTSRYVAEVTGTKARIVDTRKTTPGLRIIERQAVRDGGGFNHRATLSDAVMVKDNHLSAIASQGLSITEALLSMKAKLPHTTHVEVEVDRIEQIEPVLAAGVDTIMLDNFTIDQLIEGVELIAGRALIEASGGVNLNTVGKIASTGVDIISVGALTHSVRALDLGLDIY, encoded by the coding sequence ATGCTCACTCCAATTGACCGTATCGTCAGCGCAGCCCTTGCCGAAGACGCACCCTGGGGCGATACCACCTCAGAGATATTTATCCCCGGCCACGCGCAGCTGAGCGCACAGGTTGTTGCCCGAGAACCGGGCATCTTTAGCGGGCAGGCGCTTTTCGACGTTTCCTTCCATCTGGTTGATCCTTCTGTGAAGGTTGTGCTGGAGGTCTCTGATGGCGAACGTTTTGATGCAGGCGATGTCTTGGGAACCGTCGCCGGAAATTCCAGAAGCATTCTTCGTTCCGAACGCATTGCTCTGAACTTTGTGCAAAGAACTTCAGGTATCGCCACGTTAACCTCACGCTATGTGGCAGAAGTAACCGGTACTAAAGCTCGCATTGTGGATACCCGCAAAACCACCCCGGGTTTAAGAATTATTGAGCGCCAAGCAGTACGCGACGGTGGCGGATTCAACCACCGCGCTACCCTGTCCGATGCTGTCATGGTGAAAGATAACCACCTCTCAGCAATTGCCTCCCAAGGTCTCTCAATCACTGAAGCGCTACTTTCGATGAAAGCGAAGCTTCCTCACACCACCCACGTGGAAGTGGAAGTTGATCGCATTGAACAAATCGAACCCGTCCTTGCAGCTGGCGTAGACACCATCATGTTAGATAATTTCACCATCGACCAGCTCATCGAAGGCGTAGAACTCATTGCCGGACGCGCACTCATTGAAGCTTCTGGTGGCGTCAATCTCAACACTGTCGGAAAAATCGCCTCAACCGGCGTAGATATCATTTCCGTCGGCGCACTCACCCACTCTGTGCGAGCCCTAGATCTAGGACTGGATATCTACTAA
- a CDS encoding lipoate--protein ligase family protein, giving the protein MNNHFELKVPGGKLVVVDVSTDLDAIADVKISGDFFIEPDEAFFALGRALQGASVGDTTDRLKAKMDAALAEFDDVELQGFSTADIALAVRRAVTGAQDFTDFDWEILHPGILPTPVNVALDELILDQVAKGQRGPTMRIWDWDDRATVIGSFQSYVNEINQEGVDEHGVTVVRRMSGGGAMFMEGGNCITYSLYAPESLVSGLSYEQSYEYLDRWVLAALKEHGVDAWYVPINDITSTGGKIGGAAQKRRSGAVLHHVTMSYDIDADMMTQVLRIGKVKISDKGLRSAKKRVDPLRRQTGASREQIIDTLKTTFANRYGATDAELSDEDFAVVHELVKTKYATEEWTKRVQ; this is encoded by the coding sequence ATGAATAATCACTTTGAACTCAAAGTCCCCGGCGGAAAACTTGTCGTAGTTGATGTCTCCACAGATTTGGATGCCATCGCAGATGTGAAGATTTCCGGCGATTTCTTCATTGAACCTGATGAGGCATTTTTCGCCCTTGGCCGTGCCCTTCAAGGCGCGTCAGTTGGTGATACAACTGACCGTCTGAAGGCAAAAATGGATGCGGCTTTAGCGGAATTCGATGATGTGGAGCTGCAAGGTTTTAGCACTGCCGACATCGCTTTAGCAGTGCGTCGAGCTGTTACTGGTGCACAAGATTTCACCGATTTTGACTGGGAGATTCTACATCCAGGAATCCTGCCTACTCCGGTAAATGTCGCTTTAGATGAACTTATTCTGGACCAAGTAGCCAAAGGCCAACGTGGACCAACCATGCGCATTTGGGATTGGGACGATCGCGCCACCGTCATTGGCAGCTTTCAGTCTTATGTCAATGAAATCAACCAAGAAGGCGTCGATGAACATGGTGTCACCGTTGTCCGCCGCATGTCCGGTGGTGGCGCAATGTTTATGGAAGGTGGCAACTGCATCACCTATTCCCTCTACGCGCCGGAATCTCTGGTGTCTGGTTTAAGTTATGAACAATCCTATGAATATCTGGATCGATGGGTGCTCGCAGCGCTGAAAGAACACGGCGTGGATGCGTGGTACGTACCGATCAATGACATCACCTCAACCGGCGGAAAAATTGGTGGCGCAGCCCAAAAACGTCGCAGCGGTGCAGTGCTTCACCATGTGACCATGTCTTATGACATCGATGCCGATATGATGACTCAGGTGCTGCGCATCGGCAAGGTCAAGATCTCCGATAAGGGTTTGCGCAGCGCAAAGAAGCGCGTGGATCCGCTGCGCCGCCAAACTGGTGCCTCCCGTGAACAAATTATCGATACCCTCAAAACCACCTTCGCTAATCGCTATGGCGCCACCGACGCTGAACTCAGTGACGAAGATTTTGCTGTGGTTCACGAACTGGTGAAAACCAAATACGCCACCGAAGAATGGACAAAGAGAGTTCAGTAG
- a CDS encoding cysteine desulfurase family protein produces MLYLDNAATSPVRKEALEAMWPYLTGAFGNPSSPHEPGKLAAAGLEDARNRVARIIWGRPSQIIFTSGGTEANNLAIKGICLANPKGRHLITTTIEHDSILNAAQYLERFHAFEITYLRPDRSGLISPQDLAATLRPDTTLVSIGYANNEIGTIQPLVELARTSTAPFHTDAVQAAHLPFDLGIDALSLSGHKFGAPKGIGVLWSKLPLEPLVHGGGQENGKRSGTENVAGAVAFATALEIARQESYLDLSEFISSVLEIPGASLTGHPTHRLAGHASFLFEGIGSETVLLELERHGIVCSPGSACGSGEVSHVLLALGFDEDTARTAVRCTFNTNHNEEDARIAAAALAEAVAVISRT; encoded by the coding sequence ATGCTCTACCTCGATAATGCTGCCACCTCCCCCGTACGCAAAGAAGCACTCGAAGCCATGTGGCCCTATCTCACTGGAGCTTTTGGCAATCCTTCTAGCCCACATGAACCAGGAAAACTTGCTGCTGCTGGATTAGAAGATGCTCGAAACAGAGTGGCACGCATTATCTGGGGACGGCCCTCACAGATCATCTTCACCTCAGGTGGAACTGAAGCCAACAATCTAGCCATCAAGGGCATCTGCCTAGCCAACCCCAAGGGCCGACACCTCATCACAACCACCATTGAACACGACAGCATCCTCAACGCAGCGCAATATCTAGAACGCTTCCATGCTTTCGAGATCACCTATCTCCGCCCAGATCGTAGCGGATTAATCTCCCCGCAGGATCTTGCAGCCACACTCAGACCAGACACCACCTTGGTCAGCATCGGTTATGCCAACAATGAGATAGGCACCATCCAACCACTCGTTGAATTAGCTCGAACCAGCACAGCACCATTTCATACTGATGCTGTTCAAGCAGCTCACCTCCCCTTTGACCTAGGTATAGATGCATTGAGTTTGTCCGGCCATAAATTCGGAGCCCCCAAAGGCATCGGTGTCTTATGGTCAAAACTTCCCCTCGAACCCCTCGTCCATGGCGGTGGACAAGAAAACGGCAAACGCAGCGGCACAGAGAACGTTGCAGGCGCTGTAGCTTTTGCCACAGCTTTAGAAATAGCACGCCAAGAAAGCTACCTAGACCTCAGTGAATTCATTTCTTCAGTATTAGAGATTCCCGGAGCAAGTTTGACAGGACATCCCACACATCGACTAGCCGGACATGCCTCATTTCTTTTTGAAGGCATCGGCTCAGAAACAGTCCTGCTCGAATTAGAACGCCACGGCATTGTCTGCTCCCCTGGTTCAGCTTGTGGATCCGGCGAAGTCTCCCATGTGCTCTTGGCCTTAGGTTTTGATGAAGACACCGCAAGAACTGCTGTGCGCTGTACTTTCAACACGAACCACAACGAAGAAGATGCACGCATTGCGGCTGCCGCACTAGCGGAGGCAGTTGCGGTTATTTCACGTACTTAA
- a CDS encoding MBL fold metallo-hydrolase produces MKITRHIHACVEIEDHGNRIIIDPGTFGAPNLEGATILITHNHPDHVDPAVLKPGMSIYAPRSVAHAIPVECHIVEHGRNFTVGSLNVEVLGSEHALISHALAVAENVGYLINGRVLHPGDAFQPLKKVELSLLPVNGPWVKMLDVEDYLRKFPPQRFIGIHDGIMNERGLAINKKFLTALAEAYGSQYLALGEGESVEI; encoded by the coding sequence ATGAAAATCACTCGACATATTCATGCCTGTGTGGAAATCGAAGATCACGGTAATCGCATCATCATTGATCCCGGCACTTTTGGCGCCCCGAATCTTGAGGGTGCCACAATTTTGATTACCCATAATCATCCAGACCATGTTGATCCCGCAGTGCTCAAACCTGGGATGTCGATTTATGCACCTCGCTCCGTAGCTCACGCCATTCCGGTGGAATGCCACATCGTGGAGCACGGCCGAAATTTCACAGTTGGTTCCCTAAACGTGGAAGTTCTAGGTTCCGAACATGCGTTGATCAGCCATGCGCTTGCCGTAGCTGAAAATGTTGGGTACTTGATCAACGGCCGAGTTCTCCATCCTGGCGATGCTTTTCAGCCGTTGAAAAAGGTAGAATTAAGCCTGCTGCCGGTCAATGGTCCTTGGGTAAAAATGCTGGATGTAGAGGACTATTTAAGGAAATTTCCGCCGCAGCGTTTCATTGGTATCCATGACGGCATCATGAATGAACGTGGCTTGGCGATTAATAAGAAGTTCCTCACCGCACTCGCTGAGGCTTATGGTTCGCAATATTTAGCACTAGGTGAGGGAGAATCGGTAGAAATCTAG
- a CDS encoding VOC family protein, with protein sequence MAGTISTYVTFNGYTSEALTHWQEIFGGDLNLLTYGQTQMEGMPFEPPADALAHGVLTFPGGALISGGDSIGEELPIKDTAYSMLYNAESVEDGREKIDKIVAAGGAETMKFETAPWGGSYGQVFDKYGVMWSISAE encoded by the coding sequence ATGGCTGGCACTATTTCCACCTACGTTACTTTCAATGGATATACCTCTGAAGCACTCACGCATTGGCAAGAAATTTTTGGCGGTGACCTCAACCTTCTGACTTATGGTCAAACCCAGATGGAAGGCATGCCGTTTGAACCCCCAGCTGATGCCTTGGCTCATGGCGTGCTCACTTTTCCTGGTGGCGCCCTGATTTCTGGTGGTGACTCAATAGGAGAGGAACTCCCCATCAAAGACACTGCATATTCCATGTTGTACAACGCGGAATCGGTGGAAGATGGACGCGAGAAGATCGATAAAATTGTCGCAGCTGGTGGCGCAGAAACCATGAAATTTGAAACTGCTCCGTGGGGTGGATCCTATGGGCAGGTCTTTGATAAATATGGTGTGATGTGGAGTATTTCTGCAGAATAA
- a CDS encoding DMT family transporter, translating to MLAVLFGVMAGAIMPFQTSVNNRLRQSVGAPLLASFISFVVGTFSLIIATWITSGQPYPSLGNTSDEPWWIFTGGMLGVVLLTGNILLFPRVGSVQTVILPITGQILMGLIIDSFGVAYAPQTPLTLVRILGALAVLFGALAVVGVFSKTTTGQGQAQGASVWLWRLLGVVMGMCQATQVAVNGYLGTVLGSAIESALVSFTVGTTVLFVLLVLTRTKWRGINGAGEKNPWWMWLGGVIGATVIFSTAYLGPVIGTGVTVVVMLLGMMLASLLIDIFGFLGSPRRRIHLAQLIGLLVIIAGVALIRI from the coding sequence ATGCTTGCAGTGCTATTCGGAGTGATGGCCGGAGCCATTATGCCTTTCCAAACGTCAGTGAATAATAGGTTGCGCCAGTCTGTGGGAGCGCCACTCCTGGCATCATTTATCTCCTTTGTGGTGGGCACATTTTCACTCATCATTGCCACCTGGATAACCAGCGGACAGCCCTATCCTTCCTTGGGAAACACTTCAGATGAACCGTGGTGGATTTTTACCGGTGGCATGTTGGGCGTGGTGCTCTTAACCGGAAATATCTTATTATTCCCGCGGGTAGGAAGCGTCCAGACTGTTATTCTGCCGATCACTGGGCAAATCCTCATGGGCCTGATTATTGATTCTTTCGGCGTGGCCTATGCTCCCCAAACTCCTTTGACGCTGGTGCGAATCTTAGGTGCACTAGCTGTGCTTTTCGGCGCGCTTGCCGTTGTGGGAGTGTTCTCTAAAACCACCACTGGCCAGGGACAAGCTCAAGGAGCATCGGTTTGGCTCTGGAGACTTCTCGGTGTGGTGATGGGCATGTGCCAAGCCACGCAGGTGGCAGTCAACGGTTATTTGGGCACAGTGCTGGGATCTGCCATTGAATCAGCCTTGGTATCTTTTACTGTTGGAACCACAGTGCTTTTTGTCTTACTTGTGCTCACTCGAACCAAATGGCGCGGAATCAATGGCGCTGGCGAGAAAAACCCATGGTGGATGTGGCTTGGTGGTGTCATTGGCGCAACGGTTATTTTCAGCACCGCCTACTTAGGACCTGTTATCGGTACTGGCGTAACAGTGGTGGTCATGCTGTTGGGCATGATGCTTGCCAGCCTGCTGATCGATATCTTTGGATTTTTGGGCAGCCCACGCCGTCGCATTCACCTTGCGCAGCTCATTGGCCTGTTGGTAATTATCGCGGGTGTGGCGCTGATCAGAATCTAG
- a CDS encoding M23 family metallopeptidase encodes MRGVILFVAIVLCLLGAFRRFIPQSEALDMIFLGLPWLGITGMLIAMLVAVLVPKWLPVSETISIVPPVDGRWLGMNSPVNKVPSHGVRAYGQSYAIDLVYEPVDQKRPTFGVGPVMRRPEDYPAFGQPVRAMIDGQVVSVLDALRDHRARSGTLSVLYMLVEGALRELAGPKFIIGNHVTIRSDDGVFAVVAHLKSGSALVAVGDRVHAGQVIAECGNSGNSSEPHVHVQLMDRRSFWTGQGVPFVFADVQIGDADLLQNALPGNLQHVKILALQQPSKNSKE; translated from the coding sequence GTGCGAGGAGTTATTCTTTTCGTCGCCATTGTGCTGTGTCTGCTTGGAGCATTTCGCCGATTTATCCCTCAGTCAGAGGCGCTTGACATGATCTTTCTGGGGCTACCGTGGCTGGGTATTACTGGCATGCTCATTGCTATGCTCGTGGCCGTGCTGGTGCCGAAGTGGCTACCAGTAAGCGAAACAATCAGTATCGTTCCTCCTGTGGATGGGCGGTGGCTAGGTATGAATAGCCCCGTCAATAAGGTGCCCAGTCACGGAGTTCGCGCTTATGGACAGTCCTATGCAATTGACCTGGTTTATGAGCCAGTAGATCAGAAACGGCCAACGTTTGGGGTCGGTCCAGTTATGAGACGCCCCGAGGACTATCCCGCATTTGGTCAGCCTGTTCGTGCAATGATCGATGGTCAGGTTGTTAGTGTGTTGGACGCGCTGCGTGATCATCGGGCACGTTCAGGTACTCTCAGCGTCTTGTACATGCTGGTCGAAGGTGCGCTTCGTGAGTTGGCTGGGCCCAAGTTCATCATCGGCAACCATGTGACTATCCGCAGCGATGATGGTGTTTTTGCTGTAGTTGCACATCTTAAAAGTGGATCAGCGCTTGTTGCCGTAGGAGATAGAGTTCATGCGGGCCAAGTGATTGCCGAATGCGGAAATTCAGGTAACAGTAGTGAGCCCCATGTGCATGTGCAGTTGATGGATCGACGTTCGTTCTGGACTGGGCAGGGAGTGCCTTTTGTCTTCGCAGATGTGCAGATTGGTGATGCTGATCTGCTGCAAAATGCGCTCCCTGGCAACCTTCAACATGTGAAAATATTAGCTCTGCAGCAACCTTCTAAGAATTCAAAGGAATAG
- a CDS encoding NUDIX hydrolase, whose amino-acid sequence MPASPEIQVAVSTIIFALRPGPQDLPSLWTPFVPRTREPHLNKWALPGGWLPPHEELEDAAARTLAETTGLHPSYLEQLYTFGGVDRSPTGRVISVVYWALVRADEALKAIPGENVQWFPADHLPELAFDHNDIVNYALERLRTKVEYAEIAHSFLGEKFTIAQLRSVHEAVLGQKLDAANFRRSVATSPDLIDTGEVLAGTPHRPPKLFRFQR is encoded by the coding sequence TTGCCCGCTTCACCGGAAATCCAGGTGGCCGTGTCCACGATCATCTTTGCGCTGCGCCCAGGCCCACAAGATCTTCCCAGCTTGTGGACCCCTTTTGTCCCACGCACCAGAGAGCCACATTTAAACAAATGGGCACTGCCTGGCGGTTGGCTACCACCACATGAAGAACTAGAAGATGCCGCAGCACGCACCTTGGCAGAAACCACCGGCCTACACCCCAGCTATTTAGAGCAGCTCTATACCTTTGGTGGTGTAGACCGCTCCCCCACCGGAAGAGTTATTTCCGTGGTGTATTGGGCTTTGGTGCGCGCCGATGAAGCACTTAAAGCAATACCAGGTGAAAATGTGCAGTGGTTTCCCGCTGATCACCTTCCAGAGCTGGCTTTCGACCACAATGACATCGTCAACTATGCGCTGGAACGCCTGCGCACCAAGGTGGAATACGCAGAGATCGCGCACTCTTTCCTCGGAGAGAAATTCACCATCGCACAGCTGCGTTCCGTGCATGAAGCAGTGCTGGGCCAAAAACTCGATGCCGCCAATTTTCGAAGATCCGTGGCCACCTCACCCGATCTCATCGACACTGGCGAAGTGCTCGCGGGAACCCCGCACCGGCCACCAAAACTATTCCGATTCCAGCGCTAA
- the nadA gene encoding quinolinate synthase NadA encodes MTTSITPSVNLALQNTQSCNSELQQGPWLLDLPEMPDTYGPGASQSDLIPAQTPRQQVLPERYQRASDEELHEKIRAAKATLGDRVVILGHFYQRDEVIQHADFVGDSFQLARAAKTKPQAEAIVFCGVHFMAETADLLSTAEQSVILPNLAAGCSMADMADLDSVEDCWEQLTAIYGDETIIPVTYMNSSAALKGFVGEHGGIVCTSSNARAVLEWAFERGQRVLFFPDQHLGRNTAKAMGISLDQMPLWNPNKPLGGNTVAELENAKVLLWHGFCSVHKRFSVAQIDKARAEFPDVHVIVHPESPMAVVDAADSSGSTDFIVKAIQAAPAGSTFAIGTEINLVQRLAAQYPQHTIFCLDPVICPCSTMYRIHPGYLAWVLEELVAGNVINQISVSQAVASPARVALERMLSVVPSTKKA; translated from the coding sequence ATGACTACGTCAATTACTCCCTCAGTAAACCTCGCCCTGCAAAATACGCAAAGCTGCAATAGCGAACTTCAGCAGGGCCCCTGGCTGCTTGATCTTCCTGAGATGCCGGATACCTACGGGCCCGGCGCGTCGCAAAGCGATCTCATTCCAGCGCAGACGCCGCGCCAGCAAGTCCTGCCCGAGCGCTATCAACGCGCCAGCGATGAAGAACTACACGAAAAGATCCGCGCGGCAAAAGCTACGCTGGGTGACCGCGTGGTTATTCTTGGACACTTCTACCAGCGCGATGAAGTAATCCAGCATGCGGATTTTGTGGGAGATTCTTTTCAGCTTGCCCGCGCTGCCAAAACTAAACCCCAGGCAGAGGCCATTGTGTTCTGCGGTGTGCATTTTATGGCAGAAACCGCTGATCTGTTATCCACTGCTGAGCAATCAGTGATTCTTCCGAATCTGGCTGCCGGTTGTTCCATGGCGGATATGGCTGATCTTGATTCTGTGGAGGATTGCTGGGAGCAACTCACTGCAATTTATGGCGATGAAACCATCATCCCCGTGACATATATGAATTCCTCCGCGGCGCTTAAGGGATTCGTCGGAGAGCACGGTGGCATTGTTTGCACCTCTTCTAATGCGCGCGCCGTGCTGGAGTGGGCTTTTGAGCGTGGTCAGCGCGTGCTGTTCTTCCCTGATCAACATCTAGGCCGAAATACGGCAAAAGCCATGGGTATTAGCCTTGATCAGATGCCCTTGTGGAATCCGAATAAGCCTCTCGGCGGAAATACTGTAGCAGAGCTAGAGAATGCGAAAGTGCTGCTCTGGCATGGTTTTTGTTCCGTGCATAAGCGCTTTAGTGTCGCACAAATCGACAAGGCTCGCGCAGAATTCCCTGATGTGCACGTGATTGTGCATCCAGAATCCCCCATGGCAGTTGTGGATGCCGCAGATTCTTCCGGTTCCACCGATTTCATCGTCAAGGCGATTCAGGCAGCGCCTGCTGGTTCTACTTTTGCTATCGGAACTGAGATCAATTTGGTGCAGCGCCTGGCCGCGCAATATCCGCAGCACACCATTTTCTGCCTTGATCCGGTTATCTGCCCGTGTTCCACGATGTATCGCATCCACCCTGGCTACCTCGCCTGGGTGTTAGAAGAGTTGGTCGCAGGCAATGTGATCAACCAGATTTCCGTCTCTCAGGCTGTGGCTTCGCCTGCGCGCGTTGCTCTTGAACGCATGCTCTCTGTTGTTCCTTCAACCAAGAAAGCTTAA
- a CDS encoding MmcQ/YjbR family DNA-binding protein translates to MSMDLHHVASEHAQTLPLSTKEFPFGPEHEVYKIRGKVFLLLTVLRGEAIITLKSDPEIGASLRTTFPTIVPGYHMNKVHWISVSAGERITEDLIEGLVEESYQLVVSSLPASKRP, encoded by the coding sequence ATGTCCATGGATCTTCATCACGTCGCCTCCGAACATGCACAAACCTTGCCATTGAGCACCAAAGAATTCCCCTTTGGTCCGGAACACGAAGTCTATAAAATTCGCGGCAAGGTGTTCCTGCTGCTCACTGTGCTGCGCGGTGAAGCCATCATCACGCTGAAATCTGACCCAGAAATTGGGGCATCATTAAGAACTACTTTTCCCACTATTGTGCCCGGTTATCACATGAATAAAGTGCATTGGATCAGTGTGAGTGCGGGGGAAAGAATCACAGAAGATTTGATAGAAGGACTAGTGGAAGAGTCCTATCAATTGGTGGTTTCTAGTTTGCCGGCCTCCAAACGACCTTGA